From the genome of Argentina anserina chromosome 4, drPotAnse1.1, whole genome shotgun sequence, one region includes:
- the LOC126790351 gene encoding pentatricopeptide repeat-containing protein At3g48810 → MYLKQGCSLLLKAHKPTRPLVLSTNPVPTLNPKPQTEPTQPILEESQVLQRLKHEHQLGLALDYFRSIANSRAFKHTQLTYKAMIEKLGSQCEMDGVQYLMHQMKLEGVSCSEDLFICVVKCHRRAGLAEQALKLFYRIREFGCKPSVRIYNHLLDALLCEDRFRMISPVYGNMKKDGMEPNVYTYNILLKALCKNDRVDGARKLLVEMSRKGCCPDAVSYTTVVSALCRIGKVDEAREVACRFEPDVAVYNALVNGLCKEFRFGEALVLLGEMVDKGLDPNVITYSAIISSLSDVRNVESALAVLAKMFVRGCRPNIHTFTSLLKGYFMEGRVSEALDLWKRMVREGFEPTVVAYSTVTHGLCSIGNMRKAVSVLHEMERKGCSPNVTTYSTLIDGFAKAGNLIGASETWNNMMARGCRPNVIAYTCMVDVLCRKFMFNRAQCLVENMTTEGCPPNTVTFNTLIKGLCEGEEVDWAVMMLNKMREIGCLPNITTYNELLHGLFKVNRFEEAFRLISEMHDKGLKLNLVTYNTILNGFCSTGMTKKAMQVFGNMLRHGTKPDAITYNILIYFYCKQGKIDAAIQIFNSTDRAKEWCPDVIAYSCLLWGICNSVGLDEAMVYLHKMINEGICPNSGTWNVLVQCLFSSLGHLGPIYILSEIIRDG, encoded by the coding sequence ATGTATCTGAAACAAGGATGCTCCTTACTGCTGAAAGCTCACAAACCCACAAGGCCCTTAGTTCTCAGCACAAACCCAGTTCCCaccttaaaccctaaaccccaaACTGAACCCACACAACCCATTTTGGAAGAGTCTCAAGTCTTGCAGAGGCTGAAGCATGAGCACCAATTGGGTTTGGCTTTGGACTATTTCAGGTCCATTGCCAACTCCAGAGCTTTCAAACACACCCAGTTGACATATAAGGCCATGATTGAGAAGCTTGGGAGCCAATGTGAGATGGATGGTGTGCAGTACTTGATGCACCAGATGAAACTGGAAGGGGTGAGTTGCTCTGAGGACTTGTTTATATGCGTGGTCAAGTGTCATAGGAGAGCTGGGTTGGCTGAGCAGGcattgaagttgttttatagGATCAGAGAATTTGGGTGTAAACCGAGTGTGAGGATTTATAATCACTTGTTGGATGCATTGCTGTGTGAAGATAGGTTTAGGATGATTAGTCCAGTGTATGGTAATATGAAGAAGGATGGGATGGAGCCGAATGTGTATACTTATAATATTTTGTTGAAGGCATTGTGTAAGAATGATAGGGTGGATGGCGCACGcaagttgcttgttgaaatGTCTAGGAAGGGGTGTTGTCCCGACGCGGTGAGCTATACGACTGTAGTGTCTGCATTGTGTAGGATTGGGAAGGTGGACGAAGCAAGGGAGGTTGCTTGTAGATTTGAGCCTGATGTGGCTGTTTATAATGCTTTGGTAAATGGGTTGTGCAAAGAGTTCAGATTTGGGGAGGCGTTGGTGTTGTTGGGGGAAATGGTGGATAAGGGATTGGACCCGAATGTGATTACATACTCTGCAATTATTAGCtcgctttctgatgtgaggaATGTTGAGTCTGCTCTTGCAGTTTTGGCTAAAATGTTTGTGAGGGGATGCAGGCCTAACATTCACACCTTTACTTCCTTGTTAAAGGGTTATTTTATGGAAGGTAGAGTTAGTGAAGCTCTGGACTTGTGGAAACGCATGGTTCGTGAGGGATTTGAGCCGACTGTTGTTGCATATAGTACTGTTACACATGGTCTCTGCTCTATTGGAAATATGCGGAAAGCTGTATCTGTGTTACATGAGATGGAGAGAAAGGGTTGTTCTCCAAATGTGACCACATATAGCACTCTTATCGATGGGTTTGCAAAAGCTGGCAACCTTATTGGTGCATCTGAGACGTGGAACAATATGATGGCCCGTGGTTGCCGTCCTAATGTCATAGCATATACATGTATGGTTGATGTTCTGTGCAGGAAATTTATGTTTAATCGAGCTCAATGTCTTGTAGAAAATATGACAACAGAAGGCTGTCCTCCAAATACAGTTACATTCAACACACTTATCAAAGGGTTGTGTGAAGGTGAAGAAGTAGATTGGGCTGTCATGATGCTCAACAAGATGAGGGAAATTGGGTGTTTGCCTAATATTACAACATATAATGAGTTATTGCATGGTCTCTTCAAGGTGAACAGATTCGAAGAAGCATTTAGACTTATCAGTGAGATGCACGATAAGGGGCTGAAACTGAATTTGGTAACATACAACACCATTTTGAATGGTTTTTGTAGCACCGGGATGACCAAAAAGGCTATGCAGGTTTTTGGCAATATGTTAAGGCATGGAACAAAGCCTGACGCCATTACATATaacatattaatatatttctACTGCAAGCAAGGCAAGATAGATGCTGCTATTCAGATTTTCAACAGTACTGATAGAGCAAAGGAGTGGTGCCCAGATGTAATAGCTTATAGTTGTCTTCTATGGGGGATCTGTAACTCTGTAGGCTTAGACGAGGCCATGGTTTATCTTCATAAGATGATAAATGAAGGAATCTGCCCCAACAGTGGCACATGGAATGTGTTGGTGCAGTGCTTATTTAGCAGCTTAGGTCATTTGGGGCCAATCTACATCCTTAGTGAAATTATTCGTGATGGATAA
- the LOC126790352 gene encoding desiccation-related protein PCC13-62: protein MAHFAHTTSLLASLLLLLLLLLPHSNSSDEADFDDNDFESSPVPLSDVDLLEFPLNLEYLEAEFFLYGSLGFGLDTVAPNLTMGGPKPIGVKKAKLDPFTRDVIEQFAWQEVGHLRAIKRTVRGFPRPQLDLSAKSFAKVFNLAFGRVLKPPFDPYANSLNYLLASYLIPYVGLTGYVGANPKLQGATSKRLVAGLLGVESGQDAVIRALLYQQALVKVHPYGITVAEFTNRLSDLRNKLGQKGLKDEGLLIPRYIGAEGRISGNVLAGDSYSISYDRTPEEILRIVYGSGDEHVPGGFYPKGADGHIAKSHLQSE, encoded by the exons ATGGCACATTTTGCTCATACCACCTCTCTTCTTGcttccctcctcctcctcctcctcctccttcttccaCATTCTAACTCTTCTGATGAGGCCGATTTCGATGATAATGACTTTGAATCCTCACCTGTTCCACTTTCAGATGTTGATCTCTTGGAGTTTCCTCTGAACCTTGAGTACTTGGAAGCTGAGTTCTTCCTGTATGGCTCtttgggttttggtttggaCACAGTTGCTCCAAATTTGACAATGGGAGGTCCAAAACCCATTGGTGTTAAGAAAGCCAAGTTAGACCCTTTCACTAGGGATGTGATCGAACAGTTTGCATGGCAAGAAGTTGGACACTTGAG AGCTATCAAAAGGACAGTGAGAGGGTTCCCAAGGCCACAGTTGGATTTAAGTGCCAAATCATTTGCAAAGGTGTTTAATCTTGCATTTGGGCGTGTTTTAAAGCCACCATTTGATCCTTATGCCAATAGCTTGAACTACCTCCTTGCATCGTATTTGATCCCTTATGTTGGTCTTACTGGTTATGTTGGAGCAAACCCCAAACTCCAAGGTGCTACTTCCAAAAGG CTTGTTGCAGGTCTTTTGGGTGTGGAATCAGGGCAAGATGCAGTGATTAGAGCATTGCTGTATCAGCAGGCTCTGGTAAAAGTGCACCCATATGGTATAACAGTGGCCGAGTTCACAAACCGGCTTTCTGATCTGAGGAACAAGCTAGGACAAAAGGGTTTGAAAGATGAAGGCCTTCTGATTCCAAGATACATAGGAGCAGAGGGAAGAATCAGCGGCAATGTTCTTGCCGGAGACTCCTATTCAATTTCATATGACAGGACGCCAGAGGAGATACTAAGGATTGTGTATGGATCAGGTGATGAACATGTACCGGGGGGTTTCTATCCGAAAGGAGCTGATGGTCATATAGCCAAATCTCATCTACAAAGTGAATAG